In the genome of Ziziphus jujuba cultivar Dongzao chromosome 10, ASM3175591v1, the window cacAGCCCGAAAACCGCGGTGCACCACCCGTAAACCGCGGTGCACCACCCGTTCTCCGAAAAATCGGGGCTGCAGGGCGGGGCAGGTTTTATTCTTAAGGCCCGAATCGGGGTCCCACAGCGACCGGGGAATGAAGAACCCGGcccatatatatttacttattattttttttatactttatgTATTTGGATATTGTATTTTTGaaggatgtattttattatgctTATAAATTTGGacattaatgtattttattgcattttagtcattttatttacattttattcataaaataaatttttttatataaatttctcaaacaaaaattatatcaattatttattaaaaaaaaaaaaaaaaaaaaaaaagggggaaaaacgTCCCCACCCTGCCTCTAAGGAAACGGGGAAAAACCGGCCCTGCCCCACCCGTTGACATTCTTAATACAAATTGTCCAGATCAACAAAACAAACCTGCTCATGCCATCCCACGTAACTTTTAAATTCCCACTCTGGCAACTCATGGAAAGGCTGGAATTTCCTTCCCCAGTATTGCTCAACAACACTTCTAAACTTCTCAATCCCCCAAGAACTGATCAAATACTTCATTCTACTATACCTACGATCATCTCTTCTACCGTAATCCCGTTGTGTAGCAACAATAGCCTTAACTGCATATAAAATTTCCTCTCTGGGCACATAACCCAATGGTTCTGCCAGCCGAGGAAAAGTGGTCTCCATCCGATGTGTCCTTCCCATACCACCACCAACCTACACAAAAAAACTATAAGAAACTCACAGTGTACACCAAAGAAGTGAATTATATTTTCAAGATGGCTGTTCATCTTACATATATGTTGAACCCTTGAGGCTCCCCATCATCATcagaaacaacaacaacaccgATATCATTTGTGAGAATATCAACTGAGTTGTCCGTTGGTACAGTAACAGCAATTTTGAATTTCCTCGGCAAGAACTGAGTTCCATAAATGGGCTCAGGTGAATCAGGAAAATTTGTTCCATGAGAATTATCATTACGGGCTTTAGTCACTTCAGGAGGTTCTTCTGCTGTCAAGACTTTCTCTCCATCCACCCAAACATCATAGTAGAAACCAGACTGAGGAGTCAGCAGTGAGGCAATGTTCTCTGCAGTTTGCTGTGCAAAAAGGTAGTCTTTTCTCACAAGAGGAGCAGGAGGAGCAAGGACATTCCTATTGAGATCACCACAGGCACCAAGTGTTGAACCCATACTTTTAATAATGCTGCTCATTACTGTCTTCAGATTCTTCTTCAGAACACCATGGAGCTGAAATGTCTGTCTGGTTGTCAACCTAAGTGTCCCAATTCCAAATTGATCAGCAAGGTCATCCATCGTCAAGTAAAGTTGGGTTGGTACTTTTCCACAAGGGTTCTTTGTACGAAGCATAAATGAATAAGACCTTGAGCCACGTTCATCTCGGTTATACTGTTGATAGCTTCCATGGAACTTGATCAATTGCGTGGCAGCCTCATTTATATTAGGGGCGTCTGTCAGTATCTCCTCATTAAGAGGGTACCTtatgtaattactttgttcttTGAATATTTCAACCTTGCTACGCTTATTCTCAGTAACAGTCTCAGGCTTTGCTGGCTGCATagataaatatacaaatttccCAGAAAGAATAAGTTCATTTACTATAAACAACTTCAAATAAACTAATACAAGCAGATTCTGATAAATGAGGTTCACATGAGGTTTCAGTTTCGTTGATCTTTATGTTTACAAACAAATATGTCAAAGATACCAAACATCCAAAAACCAATCAGACCATGAAAACAGTTGAAATAACTGCATTGCGCAGAGTCAAAGAGCTCAAAGTGAAGTAGATTAAAAAGAAACACCATAATTTATTGGAGCATATATTGCATTTAACAAGTTCTCACAATCGAAGTAactgattaaaaataataattctttcatcataaaaataaataacgagAGACGTACAAATagatacaaaattcaaaatttcgatCAAGAGTGTGCTTTATTTTACCCcagcattttctcttttttttttcaataaaaaaaagaataaataaacctACATTGTGCTTTCTTTTTCCACCAAACCATCTAACCAATAgcaataaacccaaacccaaaaaCCCACCGTGGAGACAGCTCCTATGCGTGAACAGTTCGAACCCCAATAAGCAGGAACAGTTCTGGATGCGAGACCCAAAGTGTAGGAAGATTTGAGCCCCTGACAACTTTCAATCTGAACCTTGGTGTCCTTGAAAATCGCAGCGTTTGAAGCTCCAAAGCACGGCGTCGTCCTCATTCCGTTCTAAGTCCTTGTATCTTcaagcgtttttttttttttttttttttacttattttttcagCTTCACAAACTGaaagaatgaaaagaaaacCCTAAGAAGAAGCTCAGTACAGTGAGTGAAACAGAAAGCTGCGTACTGCTTTATCTTTATCTTATATGTATATCCTAGGTGTGGCCACgtggtttaataattatctttttagTTGTGCAAACGAACGAGaatgatgactttgatttcaCTAGactaaacttatatatatatatataatatttttttaggtgTGGCCGATGGAATACGCATGCGTACCTCCACAGTCCACTAGactaaacttatatatatatataatatttttttcgatttcaaaaacaaaaagcagaTATTTTTCTATGTCATATGTATCTGGCTGGTTGTGGTGGTATTAGTGCTGGTCCAACCTAACGTGGCCCGTCACGTGCCTCAAACAGGCATATTTTGGTTTTAGCGATTGCAAAGGCCAAGACGCCTCTCCACGCGCCGCTTACCCCCTAATTCAAACGCCCAGGCCCGGCTGAAAAGCAAGTCGATGATGCcataaatacttgtatatatgaACTCGTTGAAATCCGGCCACCTTGATCCTCGCTCCAAAGCCAACTCAGCTGACATTGCATACAAAAAGATAGGCACAGGCTACCAAGGTTTACGCTTAGGTCCCATTTTATTGGGCtcaaaaaaaatcctaaacccTAAATCTTAAACCCTAAAcgaattttatatagatataatatatataaatatttattaaatataatttcatatatataataaatagaatataattatcactatattttaaaaagataaaaattttaatttaaaaaaaattttaaattatttctaattgattatttatttttttaaataaattttaattgattatttattataataattatttttaattatttttatttttgaaaaataaaataattaagtttaattaaatattttatattctgattagattttaatgataaaaataaaaaaaatatattaaatatttttttaattaattaattaattttttatttggcttatttattgttactatttcttattcatttattttttatatttattttattttgatatctaacctatataatttataattttaatccacattactttaaaagaaaaacaacttgtaagttattattaatttttttaatgaatttatattgttcattttcataatatttttaatttgttttattttttatgaatttataattttaattatttatcaattattctTGCTATTCATAGAAAAAAAACtagattttatgtttttct includes:
- the LOC107412603 gene encoding sulfite reductase 1 [ferredoxin], chloroplastic-like, producing MRTTPCFGASNAAIFKDTKVQIESCQGLKSSYTLGLASRTVPAYWGSNCSRIGAVSTPAKPETVTENKRSKVEIFKEQSNYIRYPLNEEILTDAPNINEAATQLIKFHGSYQQYNRDERGSRSYSFMLRTKNPCGKVPTQLYLTMDDLADQFGIGTLRLTTRQTFQLHGVLKKNLKTVMSSIIKSMGSTLGACGDLNRNVLAPPAPLVRKDYLFAQQTAENIASLLTPQSGFYYDVWVDGEKVLTAEEPPEVTKARNDNSHGTNFPDSPEPIYGTQFLPRKFKIAVTVPTDNSVDILTNDIGVVVVSDDDGEPQGFNIYVGGGMGRTHRMETTFPRLAEPLGYVPREEILYAVKAIVATQRDYGRRDDRRYSRMKYLISSWGIEKFRSVVEQYWGRKFQPFHELPEWEFKSYVGWHEQGDGNLFCGLHVDNGRIGGKMKKTLREVIEKYYLSVRLTPNQNIILCDIRNSWKRPMTTALAQAGLLPPRYVDPLNLTAMACPAMPLCPLAITEAERGVPDILKRIRAVFEKVGLKYSESVVIRVTGCPNGCARPYMAELGLVGDGPNSYQIWLGGKPNQTSLARPFMNKVKIQDLEKVLEPLFYHWKCKRQSKEPLGDFTTRLGFEKLQELVDKWKGPAVSASRHNLKLFADKETYEAMDSVAKLQNKTANQLAIEVIRNFVASQQNGRNE